One Polaribacter sp. SA4-12 genomic window carries:
- a CDS encoding outer membrane beta-barrel family protein, whose amino-acid sequence MKLKKWLFLLLTLTLCQFATAQLTGKVVDNEDSYPLEYASVAIYKTLNNKLVVGTVTNKDGIFSISDIKPGNYYLEASFLGYQKNTIKSIVVNKKDEKKDIGIVKLILGSGNQLNEVVVRTEKQTVIHKIDRQVFDTKKYQSTVGGNAVDVVKNLPSVTIDGLGDISVRGSKGFTVLINGKPTQGDASTILAQLPANALESVELITAPSAKYDPEGKGGILNIITKKGAINGTFAQVNVRGGFPSIEDYDAKVAAKRYGIDATVNKRTDNWNFSFGASYQRNDKAGRREGEMFIVNTPENKTTFLPSDGERSFDEVTYNGRFNVDYTPNKSDTYSLGFFAGKRTKERLADIVYYDNHAISPIGGSNRDYTFAYYNHNLRIRKGDFALGSFDYSHKFDDESKISTSILYEYTFLGGPTENDNLGHPDNNIVYQREYNTNDNPLYGTRFNLDYQWKPFSFGTLETGYQYRDLDHTGEFVYERDGVQVPEFSSDVSLKRKIHSGYAQVTGSKSKWNYNAGVRIESMDRVYKEALQSETTENVYKYDFVKLFPSASLQYKINDKTNIKTAYSKRVERTTTFKMNSFAEREHSEVFEQGDNTLSPEFIDLVELGITKKLKGGNSIYATAYFRHVDNVINRVNTLAYEANGAVIDTIINRVYSNVGKSNSIGLEVGAVIKPTNNWTNFIGLNVYNYAIDGVLNFRHRDGIERNYDIDSKSTIYSFNLNSTYNFWENASVQFTFNYLSDRNTAMGEDSRFYSPNLTFRKKFMDDKLTATLQWQNIDMGLFKTNEQRITTSRANQFYTSTNYVYEVDAVSLNLSYTFNAAKNKSKFIDSEFGKREF is encoded by the coding sequence ATGAAATTAAAAAAATGGCTATTTTTATTACTGACTTTAACCTTGTGTCAGTTTGCAACAGCTCAATTAACAGGAAAAGTTGTAGATAATGAAGATAGTTATCCGCTAGAATATGCTAGTGTAGCAATCTATAAAACTTTAAATAATAAATTAGTTGTTGGTACCGTAACAAACAAAGACGGTATTTTTTCTATTTCTGATATAAAACCAGGTAATTATTACTTAGAAGCTTCTTTTTTGGGTTATCAAAAAAATACAATTAAGTCTATTGTTGTCAATAAAAAAGATGAGAAGAAAGATATTGGAATCGTAAAATTAATTTTAGGTTCTGGTAATCAATTAAATGAAGTTGTTGTTAGAACTGAGAAACAAACCGTTATACATAAAATTGATAGACAAGTATTTGATACAAAGAAATATCAAAGTACTGTTGGTGGTAATGCTGTAGATGTTGTTAAAAATTTACCTTCTGTAACTATTGATGGTTTAGGAGATATTAGTGTAAGAGGAAGTAAAGGTTTTACTGTTTTAATCAACGGAAAACCAACGCAAGGTGATGCAAGTACAATTCTAGCTCAATTACCTGCAAATGCATTAGAAAGTGTAGAGTTAATTACAGCGCCTTCTGCAAAATACGATCCTGAAGGAAAAGGTGGTATTTTAAATATTATCACTAAAAAAGGAGCTATTAATGGAACGTTTGCACAAGTTAATGTTCGTGGTGGATTTCCTTCAATTGAAGATTATGACGCTAAAGTAGCTGCGAAAAGATACGGAATTGATGCAACTGTCAATAAAAGAACTGATAATTGGAACTTTTCTTTTGGAGCAAGTTACCAAAGAAATGATAAAGCGGGTAGAAGAGAAGGTGAAATGTTTATCGTAAATACTCCAGAAAATAAAACTACTTTTTTACCTTCTGATGGTGAGCGTAGTTTTGATGAAGTTACTTATAATGGACGTTTCAATGTAGATTATACACCAAATAAATCTGATACTTACTCTTTAGGTTTTTTCGCCGGAAAACGTACAAAAGAGCGTTTAGCAGATATTGTATATTATGATAATCATGCGATTTCTCCAATTGGTGGTTCTAATCGTGATTATACATTTGCGTATTACAATCATAATTTAAGAATTAGAAAAGGAGATTTTGCTTTAGGAAGTTTTGATTATTCACATAAATTTGATGATGAATCTAAAATATCTACATCCATTTTATATGAATATACATTTTTAGGTGGTCCAACAGAAAACGATAATTTAGGGCATCCTGATAATAATATTGTGTATCAAAGAGAATATAATACCAATGACAATCCTTTATATGGAACACGTTTTAACTTAGATTATCAATGGAAACCTTTTTCTTTTGGAACTTTAGAAACGGGTTATCAATATCGTGATTTAGATCACACAGGAGAGTTCGTTTATGAAAGAGATGGAGTTCAAGTTCCTGAATTTTCTAGTGATGTTAGCTTAAAAAGAAAAATTCATTCTGGATATGCACAAGTTACAGGTTCTAAAAGTAAGTGGAATTATAACGCTGGTGTACGTATAGAATCTATGGATAGAGTTTATAAAGAAGCTTTACAAAGTGAAACAACAGAAAACGTATATAAGTACGATTTTGTAAAGTTATTTCCTTCAGCATCTTTACAGTATAAGATTAATGATAAAACGAATATAAAAACTGCGTATAGTAAAAGAGTTGAGAGAACTACTACTTTTAAAATGAACAGTTTTGCAGAACGTGAGCATTCTGAAGTTTTTGAACAAGGTGACAATACTTTATCACCAGAATTTATAGATTTAGTAGAATTAGGAATTACAAAGAAATTAAAAGGAGGGAATTCTATTTATGCTACTGCTTATTTTAGACATGTAGACAATGTGATTAATCGTGTAAATACGTTGGCTTATGAAGCAAATGGAGCAGTAATAGATACAATTATTAATAGAGTGTATTCTAACGTTGGTAAAAGTAATTCTATTGGTTTAGAAGTTGGCGCAGTTATTAAACCAACAAATAACTGGACTAATTTTATCGGTCTAAACGTGTATAATTACGCAATTGATGGAGTTCTTAACTTTAGACACAGAGATGGAATAGAAAGAAATTATGATATCGATTCTAAATCGACTATTTATTCTTTCAACTTAAATTCTACCTATAATTTCTGGGAAAATGCTTCCGTACAATTCACTTTTAATTACTTATCTGATAGAAATACTGCAATGGGAGAAGATTCTCGTTTTTACTCACCAAACTTAACATTCAGAAAAAAGTTTATGGATGATAAATTGACCGCTACTTTACAATGGCAAAATATTGATATGGGACTATTTAAAACCAATGAGCAACGTATAACAACATCAAGAGCAAATCAATTTTATACAAGTACAAATTATGTTTATGAAGT
- a CDS encoding cold-shock protein, whose product MAKSQQTFSKSEKEKKRLKKRLDKQKKMDARKADKDEHGSTGIQFAYVDHNGNLTDTPPDPDLKVEVELEDIQISVTKKEDLPEEDPVRKGKVSFFDSSKGFGFIIDLENNEKYFTHVSGLIDEIAENDKVSFELERGMRGMNAVKVTKI is encoded by the coding sequence ATGGCAAAGTCGCAACAAACATTTAGTAAAAGTGAAAAAGAAAAAAAACGTTTAAAAAAACGTTTAGATAAACAAAAGAAAATGGACGCTAGAAAAGCGGACAAAGATGAACACGGGTCAACTGGTATACAGTTTGCTTACGTAGATCATAATGGAAACTTAACTGATACTCCACCAGATCCAGATTTAAAAGTAGAAGTTGAATTGGAAGATATTCAAATTTCTGTAACTAAGAAAGAAGATTTACCAGAAGAAGATCCTGTTAGAAAAGGAAAAGTATCTTTCTTTGATTCATCTAAAGGTTTTGGTTTTATTATCGATTTAGAGAACAACGAAAAATATTTTACGCACGTTAGTGGTTTAATTGATGAAATTGCTGAAAACGATAAAGTTTCTTTCGAATTAGAAAGAGGAATGCGTGGTATGAACGCTGTTAAAGTAACAAAAATTTAA
- a CDS encoding TetR/AcrR family transcriptional regulator, with translation MKNLLSVLKISVSDKVFIKDPETSNLGKRIVEHSILLINEIGFEGFTFKKLGNKIGSNESSIYRYFESKHKLLLYLSSWYWAWLEYQLVIETFSITDANEKLEKAITVATRTVKEDSNFSHINEIILYKIIVNENSKSFLTKEVDLENKEGYFEVYKRVITRISDMILEVNKEYSFALSLASSIIEGGLHQHYLREHFPSITNCKEGKSPTNFFIHLVKSTIK, from the coding sequence ATGAAAAATTTATTATCCGTCTTAAAGATTTCTGTTTCTGATAAAGTTTTTATCAAAGATCCTGAAACATCAAATTTAGGGAAGCGTATTGTAGAACACAGTATTTTATTAATAAATGAAATAGGGTTTGAAGGTTTTACATTTAAAAAACTTGGAAACAAGATTGGTTCTAATGAGAGTTCAATTTATAGATATTTTGAAAGTAAACACAAATTACTTTTGTATCTTTCTTCTTGGTATTGGGCCTGGTTAGAATATCAATTAGTTATTGAAACATTTAGTATTACTGATGCTAATGAAAAGTTAGAAAAGGCAATTACAGTAGCGACAAGAACGGTAAAAGAAGATAGTAATTTTTCACATATTAATGAAATTATTTTATATAAAATTATCGTGAACGAAAACTCTAAATCCTTTTTAACCAAAGAAGTAGACCTAGAAAACAAAGAAGGCTATTTTGAAGTATACAAGAGGGTTATTACCCGAATTAGTGATATGATTTTAGAGGTAAACAAAGAGTATTCTTTTGCTTTAAGTTTAGCTAGTTCTATTATTGAAGGAGGTTTGCATCAGCATTATTTGAGAGAGCACTTCCCTTCTATTACCAATTGTAAAGAAGGAAAATCACCAACCAATTTTTTTATTCATTTAGTTAAAAGTACAATCAAATAA